Below is a window of Ammoniphilus sp. CFH 90114 DNA.
GCGACCTTCTTCGCGTGCATCTCACCTAATGCACCTCCGAACACCGTAAAATCTTGGGCAAACACATAGACGAGCCTTCCGTGAATCTTTCCATAACCCGTTACGACGCCCTCACCAGGCGCATCCACTTTATCCATCCCAAAGTGGGTTGCCCTGTGTTGGATAAACGGGTTCAGCTCAACAAAGCTGTTCTTATCTAAGAGCAAGTCTATTCGTTCTCTTGCAGTAAGCTTACCGCGCTGGTGCTGGGCATCGATTCGATCATCTCCGCCTCCCAACTCGATCTTCAGCTTCTTCTGATATAGCTCATCAATTTTATCATACATATTCATGGTGGACTCGCCCTCTCCTATGTATACTCTATTTTACCCGTTTCTTCCAGTCTTTCTTTTCTTGCCCTATCTCTCTTTATTTTCATATAAGTTGATAAGTTCGTTTATGGCTTCTGAGACGGAAATCGTACCTTGAGATACGGCTTTTTCCATCCCAGGCAAGCTGTTTTTCACTTGCTGGTGGTGATAAAAGCTTTGGTGAAGGTAATCTGCAATCATACTGTGCATCCAGTCTAGGGTTTGCGCCTGTCGGCGTGCGTGGAATCCACCCTGTTTAACGGTTACTTCACGGAAATGCTCAATCACCGACCATATTTCTTTAATCCCCTCTCCATGTAGGGAGGAACAAGTGTAGGCTTTCGTTTCCCAGCCTTCGGTTGCGGGCTTGAGGAAGTGAAGAATGCGATTAAATTCGACTTGGGCATTGAGGGCACGCTGCTTATTATCACCGTCTGCCTTGTTAATGAGAATCGCATCGGCTAGTTCCATTACCCCTTTCTTCATTCCCTGCAGCTCGTCTCCTGCACCTGTAAGCTGCAAGAGTAAGAAAAAGTCAACCATGGAACGAACCGTTACTTCACTTTGTCCTACACCAACCGTTTCTACGAGAATGACATCAAAACCGGCTGCCTCGCATACCAGGATGGTTTCTCTTGTTTTCCTCGCAACACCACCGAGTGTTGCTCCGGCAGGGGAAGGACGAACGTAGGCACGAGGATCTCGTGACAATTGATCCATTCTTGTTTTATCCCCTAAGATACTCCCTCGGGTCACGGAGCTGCTTGGATCAACAGCCAAGACAGCGACGCGATGACCCAGATTACATAGAAGCATCCCAAACGTCTCAATGAACGTACTCTTACCTGCTCCCGGAACACCCGTAATACCGATGCGAATGGAGCGTCCCGTATGCGGGAGCAGTTTTTTCAGCACCTCTTGAGCTATTTGCCTGTGGATCATAGAATGACTTTCAACTAGTGTAATGGCTTGGGCTAAGAGGGTCCGATTCCCCTCCACCACGCCTGTTACATAATCCTCAACCGAGAGCCTGCGGCGGCGTGGAATCGGTGCACGATGATCATTTGGTTCCGTCATTTAGCTTTCATCCTCCAAGCGACGGATAATCTCTTGAATCACCTTTTGAGCCGCAACCGGGATGACAGTCCCTGGTCCGAAGATGGCCGCTGCTCCGTTTTGTTTCAGATAGTCGTAATCTTGAGCCGGAATAACCCCGCCAATCACCACCACGATATCCTCACGGCCAAGCTTCTTTAGCTCCTCGACCAGTTGCGGAAGGAGCGTCTTATGGCCTGCTGCAAGAGAACTCATGCCAATCACGTGAACATCATTCTCTACCGCTTGTAAGGCTGTTTCTGCAGGAGTTTGGAATAAGGGTCCGATATCAACATCGAAACCAAGATCAGCAAAAGCCGTGGCGATCACCTTCGCTCCTCGATCGTGTCCGTCTTGCCCCATCTTGGCAATCATGATGCGCGGACGCCGGCCCTCCATTTGCTCAAATTCATCCGTCATTTTCCGGACGACAGACACTTCGTCTTCATCGCCAAATTCCGTGCTGTATACACCGCTAATGGTGCGGATGACTGCCTTGTGCCTCCCTGTCACTGATTCGTAAGCGTCAGAGATCTCTCCTAGGCTCGCTCTTGCTCTTGCAGCTTCAACGGCCAGTTCTAAGAGATTGCCTTCTCCTGTTTCTGCCGCTTTCGTAATGGCATTCAAGGCCGCCTGCACTTTTGCTTCATCCCGGTTTTG
It encodes the following:
- the meaB gene encoding methylmalonyl Co-A mutase-associated GTPase MeaB, yielding MTEPNDHRAPIPRRRRLSVEDYVTGVVEGNRTLLAQAITLVESHSMIHRQIAQEVLKKLLPHTGRSIRIGITGVPGAGKSTFIETFGMLLCNLGHRVAVLAVDPSSSVTRGSILGDKTRMDQLSRDPRAYVRPSPAGATLGGVARKTRETILVCEAAGFDVILVETVGVGQSEVTVRSMVDFFLLLQLTGAGDELQGMKKGVMELADAILINKADGDNKQRALNAQVEFNRILHFLKPATEGWETKAYTCSSLHGEGIKEIWSVIEHFREVTVKQGGFHARRQAQTLDWMHSMIADYLHQSFYHHQQVKNSLPGMEKAVSQGTISVSEAINELINLYENKER